The following proteins come from a genomic window of Pyxidicoccus sp. MSG2:
- a CDS encoding serine/threonine-protein kinase has translation MREAHEAELGLALAEGVLGREEADALGAEARRLGQSPLELLVARGKLSDETLLSLRGRLRGGTGPEGSERDSAPAAEGPPTEGGVTPAPMDAGALDFPVPDWDRYQPVRLLGQGGMGRVFLAYDLRLRRHVALKFVRGDDVELARRFVAEARAQARVRHQGVCQVYEVGEVQGRVYIAMQYVDGQPLGALVRVLTAEQKALVLRDAAEGVHAAHHAGLIHRDLKPSNILVERAEDGALRTYVLDFGLARDWKDGHTASGTVLGTPHYMAPEQARGETARLDRRADVYGLGATLYHLMTGEPPIPGDNGLEVLANVATVEPRPPRALDADLPADLEAITLKCLEKDRSARYDSARALAEDLERFLSGEPVRARAAGAWYRLRKRLHRHRRLAALAVAALAVVGVAVGQAVLARREVAERERLARRFTERVENIEALARYSGLAPLHDTRADRKKLRARMRELETELATAGAPALGPGHFALGRGHLALGDEAAAREHLETAWEHGFREPRLAYALALVLGHQYQARRLEAERLREVGAREALLTDLRRRYRDPALAYLRLADGAETPSPAYVPALIDFYEDRLDEALARLNAGDGGESWSFEVPLLQGDILLARATRRWNEGRTEEARADFEAGRRAHAAAAAIGESVPAVYLARAQLEYAALVMELYGKGDVAPPFARATEALSHALTVAPDDYAAHVLKASLHRRLAEQRTGRGEDARSPLDEALSSARAALALAPGRPEARLELGLSLWQRARDLLGHGEDPREALQQAAEAFESIGPEERDYHFHANLGLVFKLRADHEDQTGGDPLPYRDRSIASYRAALQLDEHLPDAWINLGAAYLRRASHSRGDGEADLARAAEALGRARALNPGQLVPYFQEGQVFEELARRKRARGGETRPDLERALAMYQQGIAINPSLAPLHFGVGAIHIARAREAREHGGSPFPLLDEAEAAYARGLALAPKGGLGDNNLGEVHAWRARYQRELGGDPGPSARAAVEAYQRAIERLPRHAVPRANLGRVLHTLAAYELEHGKDPRPELSRAEEALRRALELNPRETEAWRSLGEVHTVRAGWLMRRRQAPDAELAAAEGAFTKALELAPDDGEARLAFGSFWRTHAEWRAGTGQDAKADVERGLSLVEAALATRPGWAEAVELRARLRALSPSR, from the coding sequence ATGAGGGAAGCGCACGAAGCGGAGCTGGGCCTGGCCCTGGCGGAGGGCGTGCTGGGGCGCGAGGAGGCGGACGCCCTGGGCGCCGAGGCCCGCCGCCTGGGCCAGTCACCCCTGGAGCTGCTCGTGGCCCGGGGGAAGCTCTCCGACGAGACGCTGCTGTCGCTGCGGGGCCGGCTGCGCGGAGGCACCGGCCCGGAGGGCTCCGAGCGGGACTCCGCCCCCGCCGCCGAGGGGCCTCCCACGGAGGGCGGAGTGACACCCGCGCCCATGGACGCGGGGGCCCTGGACTTCCCCGTGCCCGACTGGGACCGCTACCAGCCCGTGCGCCTGCTGGGCCAGGGTGGCATGGGGCGGGTGTTCCTCGCCTATGACTTGCGGCTGCGCCGCCACGTGGCCCTCAAGTTCGTCCGGGGTGACGACGTGGAGCTGGCCCGCCGCTTCGTCGCCGAGGCCCGCGCGCAGGCGAGGGTGCGGCACCAAGGCGTGTGCCAGGTGTACGAGGTGGGCGAGGTGCAGGGGCGGGTGTACATCGCCATGCAGTACGTGGACGGGCAGCCGCTGGGGGCGCTGGTCCGCGTGCTCACGGCGGAGCAGAAGGCACTGGTGCTGCGCGACGCCGCCGAGGGCGTGCATGCCGCCCACCACGCCGGCCTCATCCACCGTGACTTGAAGCCCTCCAACATCCTGGTGGAGCGCGCGGAGGACGGCGCCCTCCGGACGTACGTGCTGGACTTCGGGCTGGCGCGGGACTGGAAGGACGGCCACACCGCCAGCGGCACGGTGCTGGGCACGCCGCACTACATGGCGCCCGAGCAGGCCCGAGGCGAGACGGCACGCCTGGACCGGCGGGCGGACGTCTACGGCCTGGGGGCCACGCTGTACCACCTGATGACGGGCGAGCCGCCCATCCCGGGGGACAATGGCCTGGAGGTGCTCGCCAACGTCGCCACCGTGGAGCCGCGCCCGCCGCGAGCGCTGGACGCGGACCTGCCGGCGGACCTGGAGGCCATCACCCTCAAGTGCCTGGAGAAGGACCGCTCGGCCCGCTACGACTCGGCGCGCGCGCTGGCGGAGGACCTGGAGCGCTTCCTCTCCGGCGAGCCGGTGCGGGCGCGCGCGGCGGGCGCGTGGTACCGCCTGCGCAAGCGGCTGCACCGCCACCGGCGGCTGGCGGCGCTGGCCGTGGCCGCGCTGGCGGTGGTGGGCGTGGCGGTGGGCCAGGCCGTGCTGGCGCGCCGGGAGGTGGCGGAGCGAGAGCGACTGGCGCGCCGCTTCACCGAGCGGGTGGAGAACATCGAGGCCCTGGCGCGCTACTCCGGGCTGGCGCCGCTGCACGACACGCGCGCGGACCGGAAGAAGCTGCGCGCGCGGATGCGGGAGCTGGAGACGGAGCTGGCCACGGCCGGGGCTCCCGCGCTGGGGCCCGGCCACTTCGCGCTGGGCCGGGGCCACCTGGCCCTGGGTGACGAGGCGGCCGCGCGAGAGCACCTGGAGACGGCCTGGGAGCACGGCTTCCGCGAGCCCCGGCTGGCGTACGCGCTGGCGCTGGTGTTGGGGCACCAGTACCAGGCGCGGCGGCTGGAGGCGGAGCGGCTGCGCGAGGTGGGCGCGCGCGAGGCCCTCCTCACGGACCTGCGGCGCCGCTACCGCGACCCGGCGCTCGCGTACCTGCGCCTGGCCGATGGCGCGGAGACACCCTCCCCCGCGTACGTGCCGGCGCTCATCGACTTCTACGAGGACCGCCTGGACGAGGCCCTGGCGCGGCTGAACGCAGGAGACGGCGGCGAGTCCTGGTCCTTCGAGGTGCCCCTGCTCCAGGGCGACATCCTGCTGGCCCGCGCCACCCGGCGCTGGAACGAGGGGCGGACGGAGGAGGCTCGCGCCGACTTCGAGGCGGGCCGCCGCGCCCATGCCGCCGCCGCCGCCATCGGCGAGAGCGTGCCCGCCGTGTACCTGGCGCGGGCCCAGCTCGAGTACGCCGCCCTCGTCATGGAACTGTACGGAAAGGGCGACGTGGCGCCCCCCTTCGCTCGCGCCACCGAGGCGCTCTCGCACGCGCTCACGGTGGCGCCGGACGACTACGCGGCGCACGTGCTGAAGGCGAGCCTCCACCGCCGTCTCGCCGAGCAGCGCACCGGCCGCGGAGAGGACGCCCGGTCGCCGCTGGACGAGGCACTGTCCTCGGCACGCGCGGCGCTGGCGCTCGCGCCCGGACGGCCGGAGGCCCGGCTGGAGCTGGGGCTGAGCCTGTGGCAGCGCGCGCGCGACCTGCTGGGACACGGCGAGGACCCGCGCGAGGCGCTCCAGCAGGCGGCGGAGGCGTTCGAGAGCATCGGCCCCGAGGAGCGGGACTACCACTTCCACGCCAACCTCGGCCTCGTCTTCAAGCTCCGCGCGGACCACGAGGACCAGACGGGCGGAGACCCGCTGCCGTACCGGGACCGCTCCATCGCCTCCTACCGCGCGGCGCTCCAGCTCGACGAGCACCTGCCGGATGCGTGGATAAACCTGGGCGCCGCGTACCTGCGGCGGGCCTCCCACTCACGTGGCGACGGGGAGGCGGACCTGGCGCGGGCCGCGGAGGCGCTCGGCCGGGCGCGGGCGCTCAACCCCGGGCAGCTCGTGCCGTACTTCCAAGAGGGCCAGGTCTTCGAAGAGCTGGCTCGGAGGAAGCGGGCGCGCGGCGGGGAAACACGGCCGGACCTGGAGCGCGCGCTCGCGATGTACCAGCAGGGGATTGCCATCAACCCCTCGCTCGCGCCGCTCCACTTCGGCGTGGGAGCCATCCACATCGCCCGGGCCCGCGAGGCTCGCGAGCACGGCGGCTCGCCCTTCCCGCTGCTCGACGAAGCGGAGGCCGCCTACGCGCGGGGGCTCGCGCTGGCGCCGAAGGGCGGGCTGGGAGACAACAACCTGGGCGAGGTCCACGCGTGGCGCGCCCGCTACCAGCGCGAGCTGGGCGGGGACCCGGGCCCGAGCGCGCGGGCAGCGGTGGAGGCCTACCAGCGGGCCATCGAGCGGCTCCCCCGGCACGCGGTGCCGAGGGCCAACCTGGGCCGCGTCCTCCACACGCTGGCGGCGTACGAGTTGGAGCACGGAAAGGACCCGAGGCCGGAGCTGTCCCGCGCCGAGGAGGCACTGCGACGCGCGCTGGAGCTCAACCCCCGCGAGACTGAAGCCTGGCGCTCGCTGGGAGAGGTCCACACGGTGCGCGCCGGCTGGCTCATGCGGCGGAGGCAGGCCCCGGACGCGGAGCTCGCGGCGGCGGAGGGCGCCTTCACGAAGGCGCTGGAGCTGGCGCCGGACGACGGAGAGGCCCGGCTCGCCTTCGGCAGCTTCTGGCGGACCCACGCGGAGTGGCGGGCCGGGACGGGTCAGGACGCGAAGGCGGATGTGGAGCGCGGCCTCTCGCTGGTGGAGGCCGCGCTGGCCACCCGGCCCGGGTGGGCGGAAGCCGTGGAGCTGCGCGCGCGGCTGCGGG
- a CDS encoding alkaline phosphatase family protein: MRDHIQHIVHVMFENRGFDSVLGHLYRRDELPLHHLPALRPGEPAFHGLDFLDREALANTLKDGAGHPVRTTVPSPGVRAMNNPGANTHEDYEHVNVQLYGAKENPAPGAVPDMKGFLQDFSTRFNLKWDARTLERIDQVLRCYTPADLPVLNGLARRYAVSDAWFSSVPTQTNANRAFSLAGTSLGLVDNGFHAREPKAIHAPLADDAFDTDTLWHVMERAGRRDWAVYCHDNFPPLLSSVPYTRRIFPRLERIERIDSHFQPMARFFEHARTGSLPAFTYLEPSWAGEVMGHIVNGNDYHPPVNVTRSELFLRQVVSALSAHRAAWERTLLIITFDEHGGTYDHVPPPWGAMPPWGRGPAPHPLQHGFGFDRYGVRVPAILVSPWVEEGTVFRAPGDVPFDHTSVTATVLEWMGIPRAQWNLGERVLQAPTFGFALTRTTPRVDPPFAPVPDVRPGTPLRYGQPFRLRHSSGAYVTAAKTSLGYAYPSLGAGQPVTLELRLGHGEVRDGATVQVLSTEDALERNNCLGAWRDRKDCYYSETDDSRDYLQQQWEVRRAGPGNGPLRYGDTVTFGSRFPEFIGHRLAEHGGWLSTRRGASDTWVIEPPAVLFAGTGSDTWEGGLAWDGSGGGPRFPPE; the protein is encoded by the coding sequence ATGCGCGACCACATCCAACACATCGTCCATGTGATGTTCGAGAACCGGGGCTTCGACAGCGTGCTGGGTCATCTGTACCGGCGCGATGAATTGCCCCTCCACCACCTGCCGGCGCTGCGCCCCGGGGAGCCCGCCTTCCATGGCCTGGACTTCCTGGACCGTGAGGCCCTGGCCAACACGCTGAAGGACGGCGCGGGGCACCCCGTGCGCACCACGGTGCCCTCCCCCGGCGTGCGGGCCATGAACAACCCCGGCGCCAACACGCACGAGGACTACGAGCACGTCAACGTGCAGCTATATGGCGCAAAGGAGAACCCGGCTCCCGGCGCGGTGCCGGACATGAAGGGCTTCCTCCAGGACTTCTCCACGCGCTTCAACCTGAAGTGGGACGCGCGCACGCTGGAGCGCATCGACCAGGTGCTGCGCTGCTACACGCCCGCGGACCTGCCGGTGCTCAACGGGCTGGCGCGCCGCTACGCGGTGTCAGACGCGTGGTTCTCCTCGGTGCCCACGCAGACGAACGCCAACCGGGCCTTCTCGCTGGCGGGGACGTCGCTGGGGCTGGTGGACAACGGCTTCCACGCCCGCGAGCCCAAGGCCATCCACGCGCCCCTGGCGGACGACGCCTTCGACACAGACACGCTGTGGCACGTCATGGAGCGGGCCGGCCGACGGGACTGGGCCGTGTATTGCCACGACAACTTCCCGCCGCTGCTCAGCAGCGTCCCCTACACGCGGCGCATCTTCCCCCGGCTGGAGCGCATCGAGCGCATCGACTCGCACTTCCAGCCCATGGCCCGCTTCTTCGAGCATGCGCGCACCGGCAGCCTGCCCGCCTTCACCTACCTGGAGCCGTCCTGGGCCGGCGAGGTCATGGGCCACATCGTCAACGGCAACGACTACCACCCGCCGGTGAATGTCACGCGCTCGGAGCTGTTCCTGCGGCAGGTGGTGAGCGCGCTGAGCGCCCACCGCGCGGCGTGGGAGCGCACGCTGCTCATCATCACCTTCGACGAGCACGGCGGGACGTATGACCACGTGCCGCCGCCCTGGGGTGCCATGCCTCCTTGGGGCCGGGGCCCCGCGCCCCACCCGCTCCAGCATGGCTTCGGGTTCGACCGCTACGGCGTGCGCGTACCCGCCATCCTCGTGTCGCCGTGGGTGGAGGAGGGCACCGTGTTCCGCGCCCCCGGCGACGTGCCCTTCGACCACACCTCGGTGACGGCCACGGTGCTGGAGTGGATGGGCATCCCCCGGGCGCAATGGAACCTGGGCGAGCGCGTGCTCCAGGCGCCGACCTTCGGGTTCGCCCTCACGCGCACCACGCCCCGCGTGGACCCGCCCTTCGCGCCGGTGCCCGACGTCCGTCCGGGGACGCCGCTGCGCTACGGCCAGCCCTTCCGCCTGCGCCACTCGAGCGGCGCGTACGTCACGGCGGCGAAGACGTCCCTCGGCTACGCCTATCCGAGTCTCGGCGCGGGGCAGCCGGTGACGCTGGAGCTGCGCCTGGGCCATGGCGAGGTGCGCGACGGCGCCACCGTCCAGGTCCTCTCCACCGAGGACGCGCTGGAGCGCAACAACTGCCTGGGCGCGTGGCGGGACAGGAAGGACTGCTACTACTCGGAGACCGACGACTCGCGGGACTACCTCCAGCAGCAGTGGGAGGTGCGGCGCGCGGGCCCCGGCAACGGGCCCCTGCGCTACGGCGACACCGTCACCTTCGGCAGCCGCTTCCCCGAGTTCATCGGGCACCGGCTGGCGGAGCATGGCGGATGGCTCAGCACACGCAGGGGTGCCTCGGACACCTGGGTCATCGAGCCTCCCGCCGTCCTCTTCGCCGGCACCGGGAGCGATACCTGGGAGGGCGGCCTCGCCTGGGACGGCTCCGGCGGCGGGCCCCGCTTCCCACCAGAGTAG